A window from Longibacter salinarum encodes these proteins:
- a CDS encoding metal ABC transporter permease, whose translation MTSAQFDIQLVAVMTAAACALPGSFLILRKMGMMTDAISHAILPGIVVGFFLTENLSSPFLVIAAAATGVLTVFLVEVIRDTKLVKEDAAIGLVFPALFSIGVVLISRFAGDVHLDADVVLLGELAFAPFDRMMLFGADVGPRGLYVSGGVFLLSAAFIGAFYKELKCSTFDPALAAALGLAPGLLHYGLMSVVSMTAVAAFDVVGSILVVAMFVGPPAAAYLLTDRLPVMLGGSVGIGAACAIAGYWVAHVLDVSIAGSMAGCIGVAFGLTFLFSPERGIVASWRRRRRQKWVFAAQMLLVHLFHHEDTPEEAIENRSRHLQEHFGWTADAAEKTVDYADERDWLTVEDERLRLTSSGRDEARRVLRRGTGGARAQAPVGSMAHASARRVAEPA comes from the coding sequence ATGACCTCCGCACAGTTCGACATTCAACTTGTGGCCGTGATGACGGCCGCTGCCTGCGCTCTTCCGGGATCGTTTCTGATTCTCCGTAAGATGGGGATGATGACGGATGCGATCAGTCACGCGATCCTTCCCGGCATCGTTGTCGGCTTTTTTCTGACGGAAAACCTGAGCTCGCCCTTCCTGGTGATCGCCGCGGCCGCGACGGGCGTTCTCACGGTCTTTCTCGTCGAGGTCATACGCGACACCAAGCTCGTAAAGGAGGATGCCGCGATCGGGCTCGTCTTTCCCGCGCTCTTCAGCATCGGCGTGGTCCTCATCAGCCGCTTTGCGGGCGACGTGCACCTCGATGCAGATGTTGTTTTGCTCGGCGAACTGGCATTTGCTCCCTTCGATCGCATGATGCTATTCGGGGCCGATGTCGGGCCGCGCGGGTTGTACGTGTCCGGCGGCGTCTTCTTGCTGTCGGCCGCCTTCATCGGGGCGTTCTACAAGGAACTCAAATGTTCGACCTTCGACCCGGCACTTGCCGCGGCGCTCGGACTCGCGCCCGGACTGCTGCACTACGGACTGATGAGCGTCGTCTCCATGACGGCGGTCGCGGCGTTCGACGTCGTCGGCTCCATTCTCGTCGTCGCGATGTTCGTCGGTCCTCCCGCCGCAGCCTACCTCTTGACGGATCGGCTGCCGGTGATGCTCGGCGGAAGTGTGGGGATCGGTGCAGCATGTGCTATCGCCGGATACTGGGTCGCTCACGTGCTGGACGTATCGATCGCCGGCTCCATGGCGGGCTGCATCGGCGTCGCCTTCGGTCTCACGTTCCTGTTTTCGCCGGAGCGCGGCATCGTTGCCTCGTGGCGACGCAGAAGACGGCAGAAATGGGTGTTCGCGGCGCAGATGCTGCTGGTTCACCTGTTCCATCACGAGGACACGCCGGAGGAGGCGATCGAGAATAGGTCCCGCCACCTGCAAGAGCACTTCGGATGGACGGCAGACGCGGCGGAAAAGACCGTTGACTATGCAGATGAGCGCGACTGGCTAACGGTAGAGGACGAGCGGCTTCGGCTCACTTCTTCTGGCCGAGACGAGGCCCGGCGTGTCCTGCGCCGTGGAACGGGAGGGGCTCGAGCACAGGCCCCGGTGGGCAGCATGGCGCATGCATCGGCCCGGCGGGTGGCCGAACCGGCATAA
- a CDS encoding arsenosugar biosynthesis-associated peroxidase-like protein has protein sequence MSDSYYKPDHLPRFGEIEEGSPELAKKFFEYYGSVFEDGALTAREKALIALAVSHTVQCPYCIDAYTDDCLEKGADLEQMTEAVHVATAIRGGASLVHGVQMLDQVKEKMM, from the coding sequence ATGTCTGATTCGTATTACAAGCCCGACCATCTTCCGCGATTTGGTGAGATTGAGGAAGGAAGCCCTGAGTTGGCCAAAAAGTTTTTCGAGTACTACGGCTCGGTTTTCGAAGATGGTGCTCTGACAGCGCGAGAGAAAGCGCTGATTGCGCTTGCCGTTTCCCATACGGTGCAGTGCCCCTACTGCATCGATGCGTACACCGATGATTGCCTCGAGAAAGGGGCCGATCTCGAACAGATGACAGAGGCGGTGCACGTGGCCACGGCCATCCGCGGCGGTGCGTCCCTCGTCCACGGCGTTCAGATGCTCGATCAGGTCAAGGAGAAAATGATGTAG
- the arsS gene encoding arsenosugar biosynthesis radical SAM (seleno)protein ArsS (Some members of this family are selenoproteins.), whose translation MSENAFIPLDVIVGDGHTERVDGPRPTTSLRYRREPLSSPEAQFRALNAVEVKGGPTGTGDFDADLEASGWENLQPSELEIFQINLGKLCNMTCRHCHVDSGPDRTEENMDRETVDACLRAIDRSGAHTVDLTGGAPELNPHFEYLVQACVDRGLHVIDRCNLTILTTRPYQHLPEWFAERNVEVVCSLPHYREFNTDAQRGSGTYRKSIKALHALNEAGYGQGDPDRLLTLVTNPVGAFLAGNQASLEREWKEALDRNHDVTFDRLLALNNMPMSRYLEWLLEKGQTEAYMQRLVNAFNPGTIAGLMCRNTLSVAWDGTLYDCDFNQQLEMTMDLPDGVRPHVDDFNLEDWKQHSIRTARHCYGCTAGAGSGCGGAIEE comes from the coding sequence ATGTCTGAGAACGCTTTCATTCCGCTGGATGTCATTGTTGGAGATGGTCACACCGAGCGGGTCGATGGGCCTCGACCGACGACCAGTCTGCGCTACCGGCGTGAGCCGCTCTCCAGCCCGGAGGCGCAGTTCCGAGCGCTCAATGCTGTTGAAGTGAAGGGTGGGCCGACCGGAACCGGCGATTTCGACGCGGATCTCGAGGCATCCGGATGGGAAAATCTGCAGCCGTCCGAGCTCGAGATCTTTCAAATCAATCTCGGCAAGCTGTGCAACATGACGTGCCGGCATTGCCACGTGGACTCCGGGCCCGACCGAACGGAGGAGAACATGGATCGTGAAACCGTCGATGCCTGCCTCCGGGCAATCGACCGATCGGGGGCGCATACCGTCGACCTGACAGGAGGGGCGCCCGAGCTCAATCCGCACTTCGAGTATCTCGTCCAGGCGTGTGTGGACCGCGGGCTCCACGTGATCGACCGTTGCAACCTGACGATCCTCACCACGCGACCGTATCAGCACCTCCCCGAGTGGTTTGCCGAGCGGAACGTTGAGGTCGTTTGCTCGCTGCCGCATTATCGGGAGTTCAACACCGATGCCCAGCGAGGGTCGGGAACGTACCGGAAGTCCATCAAAGCCCTTCACGCCTTGAACGAGGCTGGTTATGGACAGGGCGATCCCGACCGGTTGCTCACACTCGTTACGAATCCTGTTGGCGCGTTTCTGGCAGGAAATCAGGCATCGCTCGAACGAGAGTGGAAGGAGGCGCTCGACCGCAACCACGACGTGACCTTCGATCGCCTGCTCGCGCTGAACAACATGCCGATGTCGCGCTACCTCGAGTGGCTTCTGGAGAAAGGGCAGACGGAAGCCTACATGCAGCGGCTGGTGAACGCATTTAACCCGGGCACGATTGCTGGACTCATGTGCCGCAATACGCTGTCCGTGGCGTGGGACGGCACGCTGTACGACTGCGATTTCAACCAGCAACTCGAGATGACGATGGACCTGCCCGACGGCGTTCGGCCCCACGTCGACGACTTTAATCTCGAGGACTGGAAGCAGCACAGCATCCGAACGGCGCGACACTGCTACGGCTGCACAGCCGGTGCGGGGAGCGGCTGTGGTGGCGCGATCGAAGAGTAG
- a CDS encoding metal ABC transporter ATP-binding protein produces the protein MSKTPALTVRDLTVAYREQPVLWDIDLTVPEGTLMAIVGPNGAGKTTFIKALLGLVDAAAGEVRMFGEPYDEVRDRVGYVPQRGTVDWDFPTSALDVVMMGLYGQLGWFRRPGAKEREQAREALDRVGMLDFADRQISQLSGGQQQRVFLARALVQEADLYFMDEPLQGVDATTERTVIDLLRELRENGTTVLVVHHDLQTIEEYFDAVMLLNVRCVAAGKVSEVFTEETIQRTYRGHTVNEEAQP, from the coding sequence ATGTCCAAAACGCCCGCACTTACCGTCCGCGATCTCACGGTTGCGTATCGCGAGCAACCGGTGCTCTGGGATATTGATCTGACCGTTCCTGAAGGGACGTTGATGGCTATTGTCGGGCCAAACGGTGCCGGCAAAACCACGTTCATCAAGGCGCTGCTGGGGTTGGTCGATGCTGCTGCAGGTGAAGTACGGATGTTTGGCGAGCCGTACGACGAGGTCCGCGACCGGGTTGGTTACGTTCCGCAGCGGGGAACGGTGGATTGGGACTTTCCGACCAGCGCGCTCGACGTCGTTATGATGGGACTGTACGGTCAGCTCGGGTGGTTTCGGCGACCCGGCGCGAAGGAGCGTGAACAGGCACGCGAGGCGCTCGATCGTGTGGGCATGCTCGACTTCGCGGATCGGCAAATCAGCCAGCTCTCGGGCGGGCAGCAGCAACGTGTCTTTCTCGCACGCGCTCTGGTTCAGGAGGCGGATCTGTACTTCATGGACGAACCGCTTCAGGGCGTTGACGCAACGACCGAGCGGACGGTGATCGACCTGCTTCGCGAACTCCGAGAGAATGGCACAACGGTTCTCGTCGTCCACCACGACCTGCAGACGATCGAAGAATATTTTGACGCCGTTATGCTGTTGAATGTGCGTTGCGTCGCCGCCGGAAAGGTCAGCGAGGTGTTCACCGAAGAGACCATCCAGCGAACCTACCGAGGCCACACCGTCAATGAAGAAGCACAACCCTGA
- a CDS encoding metal ABC transporter solute-binding protein, Zn/Mn family has protein sequence MSGLLRLPSSLFRVVMMVIVSVFLWTGCVDGERSENDNPRVVATTSILADLVRSVGGDSVSVEGLMGPGVDPHLYKASEGDVTAMASADLIVYNGLDLEGKMTDVFAEMKQRGQPTTAVAREAMPDSLLLSSPDYAGNFDPHVWMDAQLWARAARHVSNELAAIDTARAQYYRNRAAAYADTLNQLDVELKSMIQRVQEDKRVLITSHDAFRYFGRAYGFEVRGLQGISTASEAGTADVQNLATFVAEREIPAIFVESSIPRRGIEAVREAVRAKGFDVAIGGTLYGDALGSPGTPAESYTGMLRSNVKTVTTALSPVPADTLAP, from the coding sequence ATGAGTGGTCTGCTCCGATTGCCGTCATCGCTTTTCCGTGTTGTGATGATGGTCATCGTCTCTGTTTTTCTCTGGACCGGGTGTGTAGACGGCGAGAGGTCGGAAAATGACAACCCTCGCGTGGTGGCGACCACTAGTATTCTCGCGGACCTGGTCCGGAGTGTCGGAGGGGATAGCGTCTCCGTCGAGGGGCTCATGGGGCCTGGCGTCGATCCTCATCTGTACAAGGCCAGTGAGGGAGATGTGACGGCCATGGCCAGCGCGGATCTCATCGTGTACAACGGGCTGGACCTGGAGGGCAAGATGACGGACGTGTTCGCAGAGATGAAGCAGCGTGGCCAGCCGACGACGGCTGTCGCACGAGAGGCCATGCCCGATTCGCTTCTGCTCTCGTCGCCCGATTACGCCGGCAACTTCGATCCGCACGTCTGGATGGACGCCCAGCTATGGGCTCGCGCGGCTCGACACGTATCCAACGAACTGGCCGCGATCGATACAGCACGAGCGCAATACTACCGCAATCGGGCTGCAGCGTATGCCGACACTCTGAATCAGCTCGATGTAGAACTGAAGTCCATGATCCAGCGGGTGCAGGAAGACAAGCGCGTGCTGATCACCTCCCACGATGCGTTTCGGTATTTCGGTCGAGCTTATGGCTTCGAGGTGCGTGGTCTCCAGGGGATCAGCACGGCATCCGAGGCGGGCACGGCCGACGTGCAGAACCTGGCTACCTTCGTCGCCGAGCGAGAGATCCCGGCGATCTTCGTCGAGTCGAGCATCCCGCGCCGGGGAATCGAGGCTGTACGGGAGGCGGTTCGGGCTAAAGGGTTCGACGTGGCAATCGGGGGAACGCTGTACGGGGACGCACTCGGAAGCCCGGGTACACCGGCTGAGAGCTACACCGGGATGCTCCGAAGCAACGTGAAAACCGTGACGACGGCCCTTTCGCCCGTTCCAGCCGATACGCTTGCTCCCTAA
- a CDS encoding metal ABC transporter permease, with amino-acid sequence MLDYTLRTVAMGAATLGAVSGALGVYAVLRGQSLIGDAMSHAALPGIAVAYLVTQSKLPLVLMAGAAGTGWLATLAVMAIVRRSRVKYDGALALVLSVFFGIGLVLLTYIQGQPDAGQAGLDTFLFGQAAALITSDVITMAGLGAVALAGVGLFWKEFKLLAFDEAFGKSLGFPMRAIDVGLTTLTVIAIVIGLQAVGVVLMSAMIVAPAAAARQWTDRLGVMMGLSTAFGAMAGVAGALLSSATANLPTGPTIVLCATVIVAVSMLLAPHRGLVFRWYRRRQRV; translated from the coding sequence ATGTTAGATTACACGCTTCGAACCGTAGCGATGGGGGCAGCCACCCTGGGCGCCGTGAGTGGTGCGCTCGGGGTCTACGCCGTTCTCCGGGGGCAGAGTCTCATCGGGGACGCTATGTCGCATGCCGCACTGCCGGGGATTGCGGTCGCCTATCTTGTCACCCAGTCCAAGCTTCCGCTCGTGCTGATGGCAGGCGCGGCCGGGACGGGCTGGCTCGCTACCCTCGCGGTCATGGCGATCGTTCGCCGTTCGCGCGTGAAATACGACGGCGCCCTCGCGCTCGTCCTGTCCGTCTTCTTCGGCATTGGCCTGGTACTTCTGACGTACATTCAGGGACAGCCAGATGCGGGACAAGCGGGACTCGATACGTTTCTCTTCGGACAGGCCGCGGCGCTCATTACGTCGGATGTGATTACGATGGCCGGGCTTGGCGCCGTTGCTCTCGCGGGCGTCGGGCTGTTTTGGAAGGAGTTCAAGTTGCTGGCTTTCGACGAGGCGTTCGGCAAGAGTCTGGGCTTCCCGATGAGGGCGATTGACGTCGGGCTCACCACGCTTACCGTGATTGCCATCGTGATTGGGCTTCAGGCCGTTGGTGTCGTCCTGATGAGCGCGATGATCGTTGCTCCCGCGGCCGCCGCACGCCAGTGGACCGACCGCCTCGGCGTAATGATGGGGCTGTCCACGGCATTCGGCGCCATGGCAGGGGTTGCGGGTGCACTCCTCAGCAGCGCAACGGCAAACCTACCCACCGGGCCGACCATCGTCCTCTGCGCTACGGTGATCGTTGCCGTCTCGATGCTCCTCGCGCCGCACCGCGGACTCGTTTTCCGCTGGTATCGACGTAGGCAAAGGGTGTAG
- a CDS encoding tetratricopeptide repeat protein: MSYEVQDFQTDVIDASYDQPVLVDFWAPWCGPCRQLGPALEDLADEADSWSLVKVNTDDNPSESRKYGVRGIPNVKLFVDGTVEAEFTGALPRHAIQKWLDEHLPNETTARIREARQALESGDEEKAVRLLEDVVDQNGDHPEAKVVMARALIFEDPERAKTLADAADVADPTLRQTREAVQMVARLVHLADAPDDLPDDPAREAYLKGARALADKQFDTAVQHLIEAVQVNRHFDDDGPRRACIALFTLLGPQHAVTQKHRRRFDMALY; the protein is encoded by the coding sequence ATGAGTTACGAAGTCCAGGATTTCCAGACCGATGTCATCGACGCCAGTTACGACCAGCCGGTCCTGGTCGACTTCTGGGCTCCCTGGTGTGGCCCATGCCGCCAGCTCGGCCCGGCGCTCGAAGACCTCGCCGACGAAGCCGATTCGTGGTCCCTCGTCAAGGTGAACACGGACGACAATCCATCCGAGTCTCGGAAATACGGGGTCCGAGGCATTCCAAACGTGAAGCTATTCGTTGATGGGACCGTAGAAGCAGAGTTTACCGGGGCTCTCCCCCGGCACGCCATTCAGAAGTGGCTGGACGAACATCTTCCCAACGAAACGACCGCACGCATTCGTGAAGCGCGGCAGGCGCTCGAATCTGGTGACGAAGAGAAGGCTGTTCGTCTGTTGGAGGATGTCGTTGACCAGAACGGCGACCACCCCGAGGCAAAAGTGGTGATGGCGCGGGCCCTGATCTTCGAGGATCCGGAACGCGCCAAGACACTCGCTGACGCGGCCGATGTCGCCGACCCGACGCTCCGACAGACCCGCGAGGCGGTCCAAATGGTCGCGCGCCTCGTCCACCTTGCCGACGCCCCCGACGATCTCCCAGACGATCCCGCACGCGAGGCGTATTTGAAGGGTGCTCGCGCCCTCGCCGATAAACAATTTGACACGGCCGTCCAGCACCTCATTGAGGCGGTCCAGGTCAATCGTCACTTCGATGACGACGGTCCGCGGCGTGCGTGCATTGCGCTATTTACGCTACTCGGACCGCAACACGCGGTCACGCAGAAACACCGACGCAGATTCGACATGGCGCTCTATTAG